Proteins encoded together in one Rhizobium bangladeshense window:
- the aac(6') gene encoding aminoglycoside 6'-N-acetyltransferase: protein MIEIATTKDVEPWAQLRVALWPHHSLEHHRAELGRAHLSESGQAVAFIARNPANETVGFAEATLRHDYVNGCSSSPVLFLEGIYVRPVDRRKGIARLLCNAVADWGKSLGCIEFGSDALLENSASHALHTALGFEETQRVVFFRKPL from the coding sequence ATTATTGAGATTGCGACGACAAAAGATGTCGAGCCGTGGGCGCAGCTTCGCGTTGCGCTGTGGCCGCATCACTCGCTTGAACATCATCGAGCTGAGTTGGGCCGGGCGCATCTTTCAGAAAGTGGACAGGCCGTCGCGTTCATCGCTCGAAATCCTGCGAATGAAACCGTCGGGTTTGCTGAGGCGACTTTGCGACATGATTATGTGAATGGATGCAGCAGCTCGCCCGTTTTATTTCTCGAAGGGATTTATGTCCGGCCTGTTGACAGGCGAAAGGGCATCGCACGATTGCTTTGCAATGCCGTTGCCGATTGGGGGAAGTCGCTTGGGTGCATTGAGTTTGGCTCTGACGCGCTGCTTGAGAATTCAGCCAGCCATGCGCTTCATACCGCTTTAGGATTTGAGGAGACACAGCGCGTCGTGTTCTTCCGAAAGCCACTTTAG
- a CDS encoding ROK family transcriptional regulator, translating to MLTKSSTELVRQRNSVLVLSVLRRHGALAHTEISDFTGLSSATVSAITAELERAQIIEKSEQQAASGRGRPRVLLRQRRDCGYLIVVVISSDAVQYSLVDYAGKLIDRFSEERSHDPSGAARFLAAVQAGLSRILDRSRISQEKVLLISISSKGLVHSAEPVLVWSPIFGSDQIDFESALRSEWQAKVILDNETLLVAAALGAREEIAKGADFRSLAALSLGHSIGLGIVRRGGQTGQEISAPNFGHMLHMANGGLCRCGTRGCIEAYAGFYAILRSAFEVPLDTIPAKFVPVAELDKIAARARQGNRTSAFAFRQAGLALGNGLSRMLSLTERMPIAITGPGTRYYDLLRQGIEEGLGQSHIVRMEGMPEIRVVPDEPILVFEGHLNRALSVIDQDIVISGGQGTD from the coding sequence ATGCTGACCAAGTCGAGCACGGAGCTGGTCCGGCAGAGAAACAGCGTGCTCGTGCTGTCCGTGCTGCGCCGCCACGGCGCGCTCGCCCATACCGAAATATCGGATTTCACGGGCCTTTCCTCGGCCACCGTTTCGGCGATCACGGCCGAGCTGGAAAGGGCCCAGATTATCGAAAAATCCGAGCAGCAGGCGGCCAGCGGCCGAGGCCGGCCGCGCGTGCTTTTGCGCCAGCGGCGCGATTGCGGCTACCTGATCGTTGTCGTCATCTCCTCGGATGCGGTGCAATATTCGCTTGTGGATTATGCCGGCAAGCTGATCGACCGCTTCAGCGAGGAGCGTTCGCATGATCCCTCGGGTGCCGCCCGTTTCCTCGCAGCGGTGCAGGCCGGGCTTTCGCGCATTCTCGATCGCTCCCGGATTTCCCAGGAAAAGGTGCTGCTGATCTCGATCAGCAGCAAGGGCCTCGTCCATTCCGCCGAACCCGTCCTCGTCTGGTCGCCGATCTTCGGCAGCGATCAAATCGATTTCGAATCGGCGCTTCGGTCGGAATGGCAGGCCAAGGTCATTCTCGATAACGAGACGCTGCTCGTCGCCGCCGCGCTCGGCGCGCGCGAGGAGATCGCCAAGGGCGCCGATTTCCGCTCGCTCGCGGCGCTGTCGCTCGGCCACAGCATCGGCCTTGGCATCGTCCGGCGCGGAGGCCAGACCGGCCAGGAAATTTCGGCGCCGAATTTCGGGCACATGCTGCATATGGCGAATGGCGGCCTCTGCCGCTGCGGCACGCGCGGCTGCATCGAGGCCTATGCCGGCTTCTACGCCATCCTGCGCAGCGCCTTCGAAGTGCCCCTCGATACGATCCCCGCCAAATTCGTCCCGGTTGCCGAACTCGACAAGATCGCCGCCCGCGCCCGCCAGGGTAACCGCACCTCCGCCTTCGCCTTCCGCCAGGCGGGGCTGGCGCTGGGCAATGGCCTGTCGCGCATGCTCAGTCTTACCGAACGCATGCCCATCGCCATCACCGGCCCCGGCACCCGCTATTACGACCTGCTGCGCCAGGGCATCGAAGAGGGTCTCGGCCAATCCCACATCGTGCGCATGGAAGGCATGCCCGAAATCCGCGTCGTCCCCGACGAACCCATCCTCGTCTTCGAAGGTCACCTCAACCGGGCGCTGTCGGTGATCGACCAGGATATCGTGATCTCGGGGGGGCAGGGGACGGATTGA
- the xylF gene encoding D-xylose ABC transporter substrate-binding protein: MKSIMKLMAGAAILVSVHTAAMAADLVVGVSWSNFQEERWKTDEAAIKKALEAKGAKYISADAQSSAAKQLTDVESLISQGANALIILAQDSDAIAPAIEKAAAEGIPVVGYDRLIENPAAFYITFDNKEVGRLQAEGVFKVKPEGNYVFIKGSSSDPNADFLFSGQQEVLKAAIDAGKIKNVGEAYTDGWLPENAQRNMEQFLTANNNKVDAVVASNDGTAGGAIAALDAQGLAGSVPVSGQDGDKAALNRIALGTQTVSVWKDSRELGKRAAEIALDLAGGKDMSKIDGVQAFKGGPKGVEMQSVFLKPLAITKDNLNVVIDAGWISKAEACQGVKADTVAACK, encoded by the coding sequence ATGAAGTCTATTATGAAACTGATGGCAGGGGCTGCCATCCTCGTTTCGGTGCATACTGCCGCCATGGCTGCTGATCTTGTCGTCGGCGTTTCCTGGTCGAATTTCCAGGAAGAGCGCTGGAAGACCGACGAAGCCGCCATCAAGAAGGCTCTCGAAGCCAAGGGCGCCAAATATATTTCCGCTGACGCGCAGTCTTCTGCCGCAAAGCAGCTGACCGACGTTGAATCGCTGATCTCGCAGGGCGCCAACGCTCTGATCATCCTCGCCCAGGATTCCGACGCGATTGCTCCGGCGATCGAAAAGGCAGCCGCCGAAGGCATCCCGGTTGTCGGCTACGACCGCCTGATCGAAAACCCGGCCGCCTTCTACATCACCTTCGACAACAAGGAAGTCGGTCGCCTGCAGGCCGAGGGCGTCTTCAAGGTGAAGCCGGAAGGCAACTATGTCTTCATCAAGGGCTCGTCTTCCGACCCGAATGCCGACTTCCTCTTCTCGGGCCAGCAGGAAGTGCTGAAGGCTGCGATCGACGCCGGCAAGATCAAGAATGTCGGCGAAGCCTATACCGACGGCTGGCTGCCGGAGAACGCCCAGCGCAACATGGAGCAGTTCCTGACGGCCAACAACAACAAGGTTGACGCCGTCGTCGCCTCCAACGACGGCACGGCCGGCGGTGCGATCGCAGCGCTCGACGCCCAGGGCCTCGCCGGCTCCGTTCCGGTCTCCGGCCAGGACGGCGACAAGGCGGCGCTGAACCGCATCGCGCTCGGCACGCAGACGGTTTCCGTCTGGAAGGACAGCCGCGAGCTCGGCAAGCGCGCCGCCGAAATCGCTCTCGACCTCGCCGGCGGCAAGGACATGAGCAAGATCGACGGCGTTCAGGCGTTCAAGGGCGGCCCCAAGGGCGTGGAAATGCAGTCCGTCTTCCTGAAGCCGCTTGCCATCACCAAGGACAATCTGAACGTCGTCATCGACGCCGGCTGGATTTCCAAGGCTGAGGCCTGCCAGGGCGTCAAGGCCGACACGGTCGCTGCCTGCAAGTAA
- a CDS encoding sugar ABC transporter permease has product MADVLKSTTSSGPRAAEANPVARFFRATEIDTRLLGMIGALVIIWIGFHIITGGLFLTPRNLWNLSVQTTDIAIMTTGMVLIIVTRNIDLSVGSVLGLCGMIMGVTQAQILPQYLGFDSPFTWAITLLVGLIAGCLIGAFQGIIIAFLNVPSFIVTLGGLLVWRGATWLVTSGQTVAPMDQTFRIMGGGAEGSIGATWSWIVGIAACLFVIASIIGSRRQRRRFGFPLRPVWAEYFLASLSCVLILGAVWIANSYYWPINIAKRYAEANNIPWPETGLDIPYGIAVPVLIAIVVGIIMTFIATRLRFGRYVFAIGGNPEAAELAGIKTRWVTVRIFALMGILAAVAAAISTARLNAATNAQGTLDELYTIAAAVIGGTSLAGGTGTIAGAMLGALVMQSLQSGMVLAHVDTPLQSVVVGTVLVVAVWLDTVYRARAK; this is encoded by the coding sequence ATGGCCGATGTATTAAAATCAACGACCTCAAGCGGACCGCGAGCGGCGGAAGCCAATCCGGTGGCCCGCTTCTTCCGCGCCACCGAGATCGACACGCGCCTGCTCGGCATGATCGGCGCGCTCGTCATCATCTGGATCGGTTTCCACATCATCACCGGCGGCCTGTTCCTGACCCCGCGCAATCTCTGGAACCTCTCGGTCCAGACGACCGACATCGCGATCATGACGACGGGCATGGTGCTGATCATCGTCACCCGCAATATCGACCTTTCCGTCGGCTCTGTGCTCGGCCTCTGCGGCATGATCATGGGTGTCACCCAGGCACAGATCCTGCCGCAATATCTGGGCTTCGACAGCCCCTTCACCTGGGCGATCACCCTTCTCGTCGGCCTGATCGCCGGCTGCCTGATCGGCGCATTTCAGGGAATCATCATCGCCTTCCTGAACGTTCCCTCCTTCATCGTCACCCTCGGCGGCCTGCTTGTCTGGCGCGGCGCGACCTGGCTCGTCACCAGCGGCCAGACGGTTGCCCCCATGGACCAGACCTTCCGCATCATGGGCGGCGGCGCGGAGGGCTCGATCGGCGCCACCTGGAGCTGGATCGTCGGCATCGCCGCATGCCTCTTCGTCATCGCCAGCATCATCGGCTCGCGCCGGCAGCGCCGCCGCTTCGGCTTTCCGCTCAGGCCTGTCTGGGCGGAATATTTCCTGGCGAGCCTCAGCTGCGTGTTGATCCTCGGCGCCGTCTGGATTGCCAACAGCTACTATTGGCCGATCAATATCGCCAAGCGTTACGCCGAGGCCAACAATATCCCCTGGCCGGAAACCGGCCTGGATATTCCCTACGGCATCGCCGTTCCGGTGCTGATCGCCATCGTCGTCGGCATCATCATGACCTTCATCGCCACGAGGCTGCGCTTCGGCCGCTATGTCTTCGCGATCGGCGGCAACCCCGAGGCGGCGGAACTCGCCGGCATCAAGACCCGCTGGGTGACGGTGCGCATCTTCGCGCTGATGGGCATTCTCGCAGCCGTCGCGGCGGCGATCTCCACCGCCCGCCTCAACGCCGCCACCAACGCGCAGGGCACGCTCGACGAACTCTACACGATCGCCGCCGCCGTTATCGGCGGGACGTCGCTGGCGGGCGGCACCGGCACGATCGCCGGCGCCATGCTCGGCGCGCTCGTCATGCAGTCCCTGCAATCTGGCATGGTGCTGGCGCATGTCGACACGCCGCTGCAGAGCGTCGTCGTCGGCACCGTCCTCGTCGTTGCGGTCTGGCTCGACACCGTCTACCGCGCCCGTGCCAAGTGA
- a CDS encoding ATP-binding cassette domain-containing protein — MTDQRTPLVELKNISISFGGIHAVDNASVDLYPGEVVALLGHNGAGKSTLIKILSGAYKRDGGEILINGEPADIRNPRDAKKYGIETIYQTLAVADNVDAAANLYLGRELKTRWGTLDDVAMEASARQVMGRLNPNFKRFKEPVKALSGGQRQSVAIARAILFNARILIMDEPTAALGPQETAQVGELIKQLKKEGIGIFLISHDIHDVFDLADRVSVMKNGQVVGHARTEDVTKDEVLGMIILGKVPPKAIPGPGAMQI; from the coding sequence ATGACTGATCAACGCACTCCCCTCGTGGAACTGAAAAACATCTCGATCTCCTTCGGCGGCATCCACGCCGTGGACAATGCCTCGGTGGATCTCTACCCCGGCGAAGTGGTGGCCCTGCTCGGCCACAACGGCGCCGGCAAATCGACGCTGATCAAGATCCTCTCCGGCGCCTACAAGCGCGATGGCGGCGAGATCCTGATCAATGGCGAGCCGGCCGACATCCGCAATCCGCGCGACGCCAAGAAATACGGGATCGAGACGATCTACCAGACGCTTGCCGTAGCCGACAATGTCGACGCGGCCGCCAACCTCTATCTCGGCCGCGAGCTGAAGACCCGATGGGGCACACTCGACGACGTGGCGATGGAGGCCTCGGCGCGGCAGGTGATGGGACGGCTCAACCCCAACTTCAAGCGCTTCAAGGAGCCGGTGAAGGCGCTTTCGGGCGGCCAGCGGCAATCGGTGGCAATCGCCCGCGCCATTCTCTTCAACGCCCGCATCCTGATCATGGACGAGCCGACGGCGGCCCTCGGCCCGCAGGAGACGGCGCAGGTGGGCGAGCTGATCAAGCAGCTGAAGAAGGAAGGCATCGGCATCTTCCTCATCAGCCACGACATCCACGACGTCTTCGACCTCGCCGACCGCGTCTCGGTGATGAAGAACGGCCAAGTGGTAGGCCATGCCCGCACCGAGGACGTGACCAAGGACGAAGTGCTGGGCATGATCATTCTCGGCAAGGTGCCGCCCAAGGCCATCCCCGGCCCCGGCGCCATGCAGATCTGA